The genome window ATACGGATTTTCTTTTGATCCAGAGATGAGCGgcaattcaaattcataatgATGGTCCTCTACCTGAGATTCAGGAAGTTGATATACCAAACTTGGTAGCCTGCAGAGTTGCTTGGGATATTCACCTGAAATAAGGTTGTCATGCAATCTCATATGGAAGAGTCTTGGAAGAGTCCCCAACCAACTAGGAATTGACCCTGTGATTCTGTTACGGTCCAAAGTCAAGCTCTGGAGATTCCTGAGCTTTGATAACCATATAGGTATTGGACCGGTGATCTCACACCCACTCAAATCCAAAAATCGAAGATTATGGAATCCATCATGATCAACCATGCCATTATCATCTAGGTTTGCCCCACTGATAAAGGAATCCTAAAAGCAGAGCGTTCGAAGAGTTTTGCAATGCATTAATATCTTGATTGCCCCAACTAAATTGGTCAATCTGATTTCACTAAGCGAGAGGAAGGACAAGGATTTCAATGAAAGAATCTCAGGATGTATCTGTCCTTGTAGATTATTGACACTTAATTGAATTGCTTGTAGGGACCGACAAGAGTAAAGGCTTGTTGGCAAGTTACCAATGAAATTATTCCCAAATAGCTCAAGTTTACTTAATCGACTGAGTGTGGAGAAATTAAGAGTGGAGATATCCCCTCCCAAGTTGTTGGCTCCCAGACGTACTTCTATAAGATTTGTGCAGTTCATCAAAGATAGGGGCAAAGAACCTCGGAGATTGTTGAAATCAAGGATTGTGTGGCTCAACTTGGACAGCTTCCCTAACTGGAGAGGGAGCACACCACTCAATTGATTAAAGGAGAGGTCAAGGATTGCCAAGTTGGTGAGGTTGGCAATTCTGTCACTTATTGCTCCATATAATGAGTTGAAATGTAATGCAATTTCTTCAAGTTCGATTGCATTGTAGATATCTTCCGGAAGTAATCCTGTGATGTTATTGTGATGAGCACGAAAAACCTGTAGTTTAGAACAGTCCCCTAATCCTGGCAAAATGATGCCACTAAAATTATTGGAGGAAACATCCAAATGCCTTATTAAAGGAGAAGAATGTTGAAGACAAATAGAGGATGGGATAGACCCTGAGAAGGCATTATTGCTAGCATTGAAACTAGTCAAATGCCAAGCTCTATGGAAGAATGTAGGAGGAATTGCACCATGCAGGTGATTGCTAGACAAATCCACTGTTAGGATGTTGCTGGAAGGTAAAGAAGATGGTAGCTTTCCGGAAAGAAGGTTGTGGCTCAAATCAAGGACCTCAAGACTTTTCAAGGATAAGAAGAGTTCAGTTGGAACAAGTGAGCCATAAAGTGAGTTGTGGGAAAGATTGATGTGGGTAAGATGTGTGAGATTTGCAAGTAATGCGGGCTTAAAACCTCCCTTGATCCCTTTGGAGGGCAGGATCAAATGGGTGACCCAAACATCCTGATTACAGCTGATGCCGCTCCAATGGCAGCAGTTAATGGAAGAACTCCAATTAAatggaggagaagagagagtgtGGGCGAAGGAGGCCAGGAGAGAGCTGCGTTCAGTTTGGCTGCATGCACGAACATTTGGAAATATAATGGAAGAGAATAGGAGGACGAGGAGGAAGGCAAGAGCCATTGGGTTATTAGAAGGCTACACTACCGTGCATGTTAGGTTTAGATTGTTAACAGCGGGCTACAGTATTATACTTTATTCGCAAGACAGCATTATTTAAGGATTTGGAAAATTTGTGGGTTCTAACAAATTTCTCGGTGGGTTCTAACAAATTTCTCAGGTTTTGCGGCCTGCTAAAGACATAAGATCACTATCTTGATTAAATGTGTCAATGTGAAAAGGGGAGTTCGCACTATCAAATTGAAAGTTCATGGGAAGAGGAAGTCGATTCCCAATTGAAGAATGAGAAATTTTGGCTGGGCGTTGTGTTGGGAGAAGCGGCTGTATGAATGGGGTTCTCCGTTTTGGTTTTGTCGACAGCCCCTCCTCTTTTGCTTCTATTGGCTGCTCCTGAGAAAAGAACAAAGGTTCTAAATTAAACGAACAAGattatgagaagaaaatgaatcGGAAAAGGAAACTTTCTAGTTGACAGCAGAAAGTCAGCGAAATATTTTCGTCTCTTCTTGGAGGCGTGCTTCCCGTTTCTTTGAATTCCTGGAATGCGAGCTTCGTGTAGCGGCTGTGAAGAAAGGTGGAGTTTTCCTTGTTACTTTTTTGTCAAGTAGCGCACTTCACTTCCCTTTGGCTTCTATTGGCTGTTGTATGTTTCCTTTTGATTtgcttttatttctattttatttaataaagcTAGAAAGTGGCGTATAACACTTGCCAAGGGAAAATtgtcttccttctttttctttgaatctTGTATAACTTGAAACCAAAATAACtttaagagagaaaaacaataataaataaagaaaagaaaactgaaaaaaaaaaaaaaacaaacaaactcaaTTAGACGTAAATTAGGAATCCAAATtctaaatttaatttaggaatTCTCAGTAATGACGCCAAAAACTTGGTCTTCTAAGGTTTTTTGGAGAATAATTCTCATATGGAAGGGAATTGTTCTCTCCCTTAAATGGAGAGATTGGGTCAATCGGGAAGATATGATGAAAATCAAAAGTATATTTTCATATTGGTTCTTAgtatatttccatttttttatttataaatatagcATGGAACTTTTCTATTGGACTCGAGGGGTTTTTCTTTATAGATAAAAgagagattcactattatacccaatataggggcccaaattataaaaataccccatatgaaatgaactttagaaacacaaccaaagcccatttacaatataacaaagaggcttttaacttcttataaattacaaaactgccatcaatttcttaaaacaagcccaaccctaaaatcttataaaaatacccaaaacactcgataaggcatcaaagtaatttaataatcaatattaaattcaataaggtcaattgtcattttttgggtttgtttatagaaattcaattatgTAGAGTTTatctataatattagtgcaaagaatgggtatatcactaaatatctctagaTAAAACAGATTTATATGTGAAATGATATAATCTTTTTACAAACACGCTGCAAGAACAAATTGTACCGTACATCAggaacacaaaagaaaagaagaaggaaaaaagagaagggaaaagcaaactgaaaatacaaaataaaaagtacaatattaatattaataatatatatctaGTCTCTAAGCCTTCTGTTCATCGTGTTGATGTAGACTGTTGTGATCACATGGAGCCTATCTTGTAGATTGTCTATGAATTGAAAATACTCATATCTTCATGTCTtgttaataattaaagaacCACAGACTCCCCAAAATCCTACTATAAACCCCAATGCAGTGAAAATATAAAACCATGGAAGTTGATGAAGCCCATTGTCCACgtctttgttgttcttgttatCTACATCAATGCCCTTATTTAGTCCACACTTATTTGGAAGTGGGGCACCACAAAGTTTTGGATTCCTCTCAAAGGCAGAAGCGTTGAAGCTTTGGAGCTGGGTGCCAGTTGGTATTGGTCCTTGGAGATTATTGTATGAGACATTAAAATCTTTCAAGAAATTAAGGCTCGCCAATGACAATGGGATTTTTCCAGACAAATGATTCGTTGAGAGATCCAAAACCTCTAAATTTTTTAGGTTTGATATTTGGTCTGGAATGACACCGGAGAAGTTGTTGGAGTTCAGAAATAGCCAGCGGAGAAGCTGTAATTGGCCGATCTCAGTAGGTATATCACcaataatattattgttaGATAAGTCTATCGTTGCTGCAATGAAGGACAATTTATACGGTGGAAAAATGTGATTTTCGGTTGCGCCGCCGATGATAGGCaagtcaaattcaaattggTCTACTTGAGGTGCAATAGGTTGATAAAGCAACCTTGGTAGTCTACAAAGTTGCTTTGGAAATTCACCTGAAATTCGATTGTGTCCCAAGCTTATAAAAAACAGTCTAGGAAGAGTCCCCAACCAACTTGGAATTGGCCCTGTCATTTGATTTAAACGCAAACCCAAGACCTCTAGATTCCTGAGCTTTGATAACCATACAGGTATTTGACCAGTGAGGTTAGAATCAACCAAACCCAATACTCGAAGATTTTGGAATCCATCAAAATCAACCATGTCATCATCAGATGGCATTCCCTCACCTTTAAAGGAACCAGTAAGCATAAGTGCTTGAAGACTTTTGCAACTCATCAATATCTTCATTGCGCCTGTGAGGTTGGTGAATCGGTTGTAACCAAGCGACAAGAAGGACAAGGAtttcaatgaaataatctcagttTGTATTTCTCCCTCTAGATGATTTCCACTCAATCGAATGGCTTTTAGGGACCTACATGAGTAAAGGCTTACTGGAAACATACCCGTGAAATTATTGTACCTCAGGTCAAGTTTAGTGAGTTGACTAAGTCGGGAGAAATCAAGCATGGAGATATCTCCTTCTAAATTGTTGGATCCCAAACGCAGTTCTACAAGGTTTGTGCAATTCATCAAAGACGGAGGCAAAGCACCttttaaattgttgaaatCAAGGGTCACAAACTTCAACTCGGAGAGTTTCCCCAAATTGAAGGGAAGCTCGCCGCTGAATTGATTAAAGTAGAGGTCAAGGATTGCAAGGTTGGTGATGTTGACAATTTTATCACTAATGGCTCCACGTAGTGCATTGAGAGGTAATGCAATTTCTTTAAGTTTGGTAGCATTATAGATATCTTCTGGAAGTAATCCTGAGAGGTTATTGTGACCGGCTCGAAAAATCTGCAGTTCAGAACACGCCCCTAGCCCAGGAGGAAGGTTGCCACTGAATTCATTGtaagaaaaatccaatagccTAAGGAAGGGAGAAGAATGGGGACAAATAGAGGATGGGACATACCCTTTGAAGATATTGTTGCTGACATTGAAACTTGTCAAGTTGCTTGCTTGTTGGAAGAATGAAGATGGAATTGCACCATGAAAGTGATTGCTGGACAAATCCAGTGTCTGGATATTGCTGGATTGTAGAGAAAGTGGTAGCTCTCCAGAAAGAAAGTTATAGCTCAAATCAAGGATCTCGAGTCGATTCAAAGACAAGAAGAACTGAGTTTCAAGTGAACCATATAGTGAATTATGGGAAAGATTCAAGTGGGTAATATGTGTGAGATTTGCAAGTGAAGAAGGCAAGAGACCTCCCTTGAGCCCTTTGGAAGGTAAGAGCAAATGGGTGACCCAACCATCTTTATTACAAGTGATGCCCTCCCAACGACAGCAGTCAATGGATGTCCAATTtaaagaaggagaagataGAGTGGAGGCAAAGGACAGGAGTGAGCTGCTTTCAGCTTGTTTGCAGGCATGAATATTTGTAGATATAATGTAAGAGaataagaggaagagaaggaagccATGAGCCATTAAGTTATAATATTGTTTTGTGTATGTGCCGTTGCTCACACTCAAAGGTTTGTATATATGAGCAAAGATGCTTGGAAACGATGTAAGCATCACTGCAAATTGAGAAGTCGGCAAACAACAACCGTATAATGCAAATTATTGATATTCAAAGAGAAGACTTTGCTAATTAATTTACAGTCCACGACGTCTTTGTCGTGTTGATAATTTATACCAGGATGTAAGACTAAAAGACTTAGGATGACAAATAAGCTGTCATCATGTATAACCCATAAGAAAATATCCCATCTAGAAGTATTTCTTGGTAGCCTTTCTTGGTAGAACAATAATGTATAACCCATCAAGAAATCTCCCTCCatcaataattttattaagCTTGACAAGATTACACAACTTAACAACTACTTGCTAAATATATTGATAGCAATAAAATGAGCCCCAACCAGGAACAAGCTTGAATTGCATTGAGCTGTGGAGAATGATTCTGGGAGACGGGTTTTTGGATGTTGGCATATTGCTGATATTGCGTTTGAAGTGGAAGATAACAATTCTGTAATTTCGAGCAAGCTGCAAgctaaaaggcagttctgtgAAAGCTGCAGATTCGGGTTGCATCTAatttgtttgtatatataaaggaGCACCTAAAGGCATCCATaatttgttgattttcttttagctAGCTTGAAAAGGATGCAGTTATAAAGGATTTTGAAAGGAAGAGTGTGCGAAGACTTCTGCAACGCATCTGTGACATTGGTCAATCTATTGCCATCAATTGAGAGGAAGGACAAGgattttaataaaagaatCTCAGGTTGTATTTGACCCCCTagattatttaaattttaaattcaatcGAATTGCTTTCAGTGACCTACATGAGCAAAGACTTATTGGAAACGTACTGGTAAAGTTATTGACCCTCAGGTCAAGTTTAGTTCGTTGACTAAGTCTTGGAAAAATCAAGCATGCAGATATCTCATTCCAAGTTGTTGGAATGGATCCCAAGTGAGTTCTACAATGTTTGTGTAATTCATCAAAGATGGGGTCAAGGGTCACAAATTTCAACTTGGGGAGCTTCCCAAAAATATTTAGTGAGAAATCACAgcaaaaaacatttaaaaaatgcACAAGACACATCGGATGAATATGGAATCAAAGTCTCCAATTCTCTGCAAATTCTAATTCGAAGTCTCAAAagagaagtttttttttttttgctatctTGGCCCAAAACGGGGTTGGGTCTGGCCCAACATTTGTAATATAAGAGTACTGGGTTCGGGCCGAGTTCCATATGATTCGACCCACTTCAGTTTCGCACCAAAATAGGACGCAGTCTTTCTCAGTTCTCACCTTCTCGCACAGAAGAgtctgaagaagagaagagaagagcaATGAGTGGAGAAGAATTAGCGGGCCCCCCTGCCCCAAAGCTCCTCCGTCTGCTTTATTTTGTCGGCGCTGGCTGTAAGTcatgaaatttcatttcaattacaaGTCTTTggtttttgagagagagagagtcttcttcttcatcttctttttccttttaaaatgtttggctgaattttttttttctttctttctgggtAGTTTTTTGCACTGTTGGAATCAATAAATGGCGTGAGCTTCAGAACAAGTCAATTTTACAGCAGCAACAGCTCCCTGAAAATGCCGCAAATGCCCCTGAGTGATCTCCAGGTTTTTGATTTGAAAGTCTTGCTGGTGACAATAATGATAAATGTAATGATTTCAAGTTTCACTGATGTACTATGAAATCTTCCTGTTGATTTAAGgcgaattttcaatttttatcatGGAAAGCTTGAGCTTTGGCTTCAATTTGAGTTTGTATGTGCTGCTCCAGCTGAACTCGTGTTAGACTGAGCTTTGGTAGTTTGGTTGTTAAATTGTATAGAAAATGGTGCAAGAATTCATGTCTTTCAATCGGTTTCAATATACCAAATTTAGTAAAATAAGTTTCTcagaataattaaaataaaaataatcttGAGATTAGGCTCTCTGTGGGTTTGATGTGCTCTGTGTGCAAAATTTTAATCACTGGTAATGGGGATTGTGGAAGAATTTCCATTTTCTATACATTTGTGCTTCATTTATGACATTATCTCTCAACTTTATAGTTTGATTCATGCACTATGCAGCCTTCTTGACGATGATTATTGAGTAAGAAGGTGTGTGTGTAGGGGGGCCTATTGTGAGTACTGGGAAGATTTTCATCTTAGAATATATACGTCTTTTGAACTTGTTGATCAACCTTTTAAGGAAGATAAAGCTGTGGATTCTAATCCAAATCCAGGCGAATATGTCATTTGTTAATAGTGCTAGGCAAGAGTTCAGGCAGTCTTTATCTAAGATGCTTCGGCATAAGGTGGCTTGTGGTTCCCCATAGAAATACCATAGCATGCATGCTTCTATTTATATACTTTGGACATTCATACATTGcactattttatttgttggttAGGGGAACAACTTCTtgaagatttttatttatgtcaGTGTACGTATTTGTGTAGATGCTTGATGGACTAAATGTTAAACCATCTTCAAGTATGTAAACAAGCATGCTCTGAagttattaatgaaattgaaacctaGTGCTAGTAGGGCAATAGGCGATATGCGTGTGATTTGTAGTGGCGGTGAGTTTTGATAGTTTTCTGCTGTTATGTCATGGATTTTGCAGCATGCTCCCTTTCAACTATCCTTGGATGCTTATGCATGATCTCCTGGAGCTTCTAACTTCTAACTTCAAATAACGTAGCCAAAACCACGAGGCAATTGCTTCACTGAGTTCTGCAACCTTCACATAATGCAGGTGATATGTAATGGtagttttcttcaaatttttcactcGTTTTCTAAACAAATCTgtgaaaatgaatttttctGGTAATGGTGTTCGCAAAAATCAGGGGGATGTCTACAACTGCTTTGAGATAGTTTTGTCAATTGTTTGAGTCTGACAGTCTGTTTACATACAGTTATCTGTTGCGGCTCGATGCAGTTTTACCTTCGAAAGCCTTGAAGAACTTATTGAGCTGAAgcttttatgtttgttttttcatagAAGCATTCTTTTGTCGGACTATCAATCAAGGTTATTGGTTTGGCAGATCATATCAATACGTAGTCAGGATGAAAGTTTGGCCACATAACATTTCAAACTACTTTTTAAAGAACGTTTCTTGGCTTTTAGACCATCCATAGGCAAAATCTCTTCAAATTATAGATTAGATTTGGTGATGTAAAATATATCTTACATATATTTCTTGTATCGAAGCAATGTCAGTCCGGACCAAAAAGAGGTCATGGCAGTTTATATTCATGATTTTCGCTAAATCCATATTGATATCGTACGGTATTCCAGCGGGCCATACAATTTAAGAGCCCAAAATGCATGTCATTGGGCTTTACAATTTAAGAGCCTCATGTTGGGGATGGCCTACCCACGCAACACAAATTATCCAAAGCCCTATGAATGTCAAAGATAGATTTGCAGTAGGGCaaaattctatagtgagggtgTCATATATGGAACTTCATACTAATTATAGGATCATTTTATTAAACTTAAGTGAATTTACTATTCAAATTAATCATGTGGCTAATATGAAGGTCCACATTTATAGTCTATATATGACACCCTCACCATAGAATGACTCGTACAGTATGAAACCAAAGCGAGACTTGTTATTTTGATGTGAATCAAAGACCAAGTTCAAAGTTGTTTTCATGTGAATCAAACAATGTTATAGCTCAAATCAAGGATCTCAATGTGAATCAAAGTTGTTTTCATGGAACAAAATGCATATTTtcgaccaaaaataaaaacagaatgCATACAATGGAAGCAATAATTtactaacaaagaaaaaaagatcaaTTGGTGCTGCATCGAACTTTTTATACACATTTTTGTACTCAGTTCCCATATTGAACAAATCTGTGCTACTGGTTGTTATAGGTTAGAGGTTAGAGGTTAGAAAAACAGAGTACTTGTTACTAAGTACCCTTTGTAAAACTGAACTCTGCCAGCTGATATGTACATCATTTTTGGCAGCTGATATTTAGCTGAAGTTGTTACTTGAAAAGGTAGCGTGCAGAAATCacataaggaaaaaaaggaaaagcaaaataaaaagtacaatattaataatatatatctaGCTTCTAAGCCTTCTTTTCATCATGTTGATGCACACTGTTACCATCACATAGAGCCTATCTTGTAGATTGTCTGTGAATTGAAAATACGCATATCTCCATGTCTtgttaataattaaagaacCACAGACTCCCCAAAATCCCAATATGAACCCCAACGCagcaaaaacataaaaccaCGGAAGGTGATGAAGCTCATTGTCCACGTCTTTATTGTTCTTGTTATCTGCATCAATGCTCTTATTTTGTCCACACTTTTTTGGAAGTGGGGCACCACAAAGTTTTGGATTCCCCTCAAAGGCAGAAGTGTTGAAACTTTGGAGCTGGGTGCCCGTTGGTATTGGTCCTTCAAGATTATTGTATGAGgcattaaaatatttcaagaAATTAAGGCTTGTCAATGATGATGGGATTATTCCAGACAAGTGATTTGTGGAGAGGTCCAAAATCTCTAAATATTTTAGGTAAGATATTTCGTCTGGAATGATGCCGGAGAAGTTGTTGGAGCTAAGAACCAACCCTCGGAGATGGTGCAATTGGTCGATTTCAGTAGGTATATCTCCAACAATGTTATTGTTAGCTACGTCTATCCATGCTCGATAAAAAGCCAATTTCCGGGATGGAAAGGTTCTTGTGGTTACGATGCGGCCGTAGACAGgcaattcaatttcatattgCTCTGCTTGAGATGAAATAGGCTCATAAAGCAACCTTGGTAGTCTACAAAGTTGCTTTGGAAATTCACCTGAAATTCGGTTGTTGGGCAAGCTTATATAAAACAGTCTAGGAAGAGTCCCTAACCAACTTGGAATTGGCCCTGTAATTTGATTAAAACCTAGTTGCAAGATCTCTAGATTCTTGAGCTTTGATAACCACATAGGTATTTGACCAATAAGGTCAGAACGAGCcaaactcaaaaacagaaGATTGTGGAATCCATCAAAATCAACCATGTCATCATCAGTTGGTATTCCCTCACCTTTAAAGGAACCAGTAAGCAAGAGTACGTGGAGACTT of Prunus dulcis chromosome 4, ALMONDv2, whole genome shotgun sequence contains these proteins:
- the LOC117626222 gene encoding receptor-like protein 3 is translated as MAHGFLLFLLFSYIISTNIHACKQAESSSLLSFASTLSSPSLNWTSIDCCRWEGITCNKDGWVTHLLLPSKGLKGGLLPSSLANLTHITHLNLSHNSLYGSLETQFFLSLNRLEILDLSYNFLSGELPLSLQSSNIQTLDLSSNHFHGAIPSSFFQQASNLTSFNVSNNIFKGYVPSSICPHSSPFLRLLDFSYNEFSGNLPPGLGACSELQIFRAGHNNLSGLLPEDIYNATKLKEIALPLNALRGAISDKIVNITNLAILDLYFNQFSGELPFNLGKLSELKFVTLDFNNLKGALPPSLMNCTNLVELRLGSNNLEGDISMLDFSRLSQLTKLDLRYNNFTGMFPVSLYSCRSLKAIRLSGNHLEGEIQTEIISLKSLSFLSLGYNRFTNLTGAMKILMSCKSLQALMLTGSFKGEGMPSDDDMVDFDGFQNLRVLGLVDSNLTGQIPVWLSKLRNLEVLGLRLNQMTGPIPSWLGTLPRLFFISLGHNRISGEFPKQLCRLPRLLYQPIAPQVDQFEFDLPIIGGATENHIFPPYKLSFIAATIDLSNNNIIGDIPTEIGQLQLLRWLFLNSNNFSGVIPDQISNLKNLEVLDLSTNHLSGKIPLSLASLNFLKDFNVSYNNLQGPIPTGTQLQSFNASAFERNPKLCGAPLPNKCGLNKGIDVDNKNNKDVDNGLHQLPWFYIFTALGFIVGFWGVCGSLIINKT
- the LOC117625117 gene encoding uncharacterized protein LOC117625117; the protein is MSGEELAGPPAPKLLRLLYFVGAGFFCTVGINKWRELQNKSILQQQQLPENAANAPE